Proteins found in one Arachis stenosperma cultivar V10309 chromosome 8, arast.V10309.gnm1.PFL2, whole genome shotgun sequence genomic segment:
- the LOC130945792 gene encoding uncharacterized protein LOC130945792 — MQKKYCWEIRRYNGSHTCTRSTISQDHSKLDSKTVAEAIKPLVEVDPSIKVKSVIADIQSKFNYTISYRKAWLAKQQAVESIFGSWEASYEALPIWFEAMCHKEPSAVVHFETMPAYQGDDLVLDIRVLHRVFWSYYPCIRAFRHCKPVVQVDGTHLYGKYKGCLLVAVSQDGNNNIVPIAFAIVEGETSDAWHFFLSNLRQHVVTRDGVGLISDRHDSIRSAIERSNGAWSPPRAFHMFCIRHIESNFLRKFKAPYLQKLIVNIGYSRTTREYQMRYERLKERGEAYTNWLDRIPREQYALASDGGYRWGHMTTNLVECINSVLKGARNLPVTALVKATFYRLNELFTRKRAEAEARISAGLVFSEMVTTNLNANQRASGNIQVSCFDRENEVFEVREMPSGVEYAVDLRHYRCDCGEFQVDRIPCRHVFACCANQRLDWKVFVNDVYKMDQIRRVYRARFRPLGNPATWPAYHGPRFVGNPFLRRVAKGRPKMTRFLNEMDTHMLRRPRRCKQCGAEGHSRSRCRLA, encoded by the exons ATGCAGAAGAAGTACTGTTGGGAGATAAGGAGGTACAATGGAAGTCATACTTGTACCAGGTCTACTATTTCTCAAGACCATTCGAAGCTGGATTCCAAGACAGTTGCAGAAGCAATAAAGCCGTTGGTAGAGGTTGACCCGTCTATAAAGGTGAAATCAGTAATTGCTGATATCCAGTCAAAGTTTAACTACACCATCAGTTATCGCAAGGCTTGGTTAGCAAAGCAGCAGGCGGTCGAATCAATTTTTGGAAGTTGGGAAGCATCGTATGAAGCTTTGCCGATATGGTTTGAGGCCATGTGCCACAAAGAGCCATCAGCAGTGGTTCACTTTGAAACAATGCCAGCTTACCAGGGGGATGATTTGGTTCTTGATATACGTGTTCTACATAGAGTCTTCTGGAGTTATTACCCCTGTATAAGGGCCTTCAGACACTGCAAGCCAGTGGTGCAGGTGGACGGGACTCATTTGTATGGAAAATACAAGGGTTGTTTATTGGTTGCAGTGTCACAAGATGGTAATAACAACATCGTGCCTATTGCATTTGCCATAGTGGAGGGAGAGACTTCTGATGCATGGCACTTTTTTCTGAGCAACCTGCGTCAACATGTGGTGACCCGTGATGGTGTCGGACTAATCTCCGATCGACACGATTCGATTAGGTCAGCTATTGAACGAAGTAATGGGGCGTGGTCTCCTCCAAGAGCTTTCCATATGTTTTGTATCAGGCATATTGAGTCCAACTTCTTGAGGAAGTTCAAAGCACCTTACCTGCAGAAGCTTATCGTCAACATTG GATATTCAAGGACGACCAGGGAGTACCAGATGCGCTATGAACGATTAAAGGAACGGGGTGAGGCTTACACCAATTGGCTTGATCGGATCCCTCGTGAGCAGTATGCTTTGGCATCTGATGGTGGTTACCGATGGGGTCATATGACCACCAATCTTGTGGAATGTATCAACTCCGTCTTAAAGGGTGCACGCAATCTCCCAGTCACTGCACTTGTTAAGGCGACATTTTACAGGCTGAATGAGTTGTTCACTAGGAAAAGAGCTGAGGCTGAAGCCCGAATCAGTGCTGGACTTGTATTCTCTGAGATGGTGACAACCAATCTGAATGCAAATCAACGAGCATCAGGTAACATACAGGTTAGCTGTTTTGATAGAGAAAATGAAGTCTTCGAAGTACGCGAGATGCCTAGTGGGGTTGAGTATGCAGTTGACCTGCGCCACTATCGGTGTGACTGTGGTGAATTTCAGGTTGACCGAATTCCGTGTAGGCACGTGTTTGCGTGTTGTGCAAATCAGAGGTTGGATTGGAAAGTGTTCGTTAATGACGTTTACAAGATGGACCAAATTCGAAGAGTATACAGGGCTAGGTTTCGACCACTGGGAAATCCGGCAACGTGGCCTGCTTATCATGGACCTAGATTCGTTGGAAACCCGTTCCTCAGACGGGTAGCCAAGGGCCGGCCGAAGATGACCCGCttcttgaatgagatggacacTCATATGTTGCGTCGCCCGAGGCGATGCAAGCAATGCGGTGCCGAGGGCCATAGTCGTAGTAGATGTCGTCTGGCTTGA
- the LOC130944271 gene encoding BEL1-like homeodomain protein 1, which translates to MATYFHGSNSEMQSSSPSASASGADGGLQTLYLMNPNYHHVPYSDAPTQNMLLLNPNHQAHALNLANLSHAPPPPHHQLLIHRLPNSDDNTRASLFGHHDITTATAPPTFHGFSAPRVQYNLWGSVVDQPQPSPSSSSGGADMGFRRPAQQGLSLSLSSQQQQQQQQQQTGTYRSLSGEVEVAVAGGVGNSPSSASNGISGVQGVLLGSKYLKAAQELLDEVVNVGNKGISKEELAEKVKPNRESNSGVGEGSSGGGGENSDAGKHVAELTTAQRQELQMKKSKLVSMLDEVEQRYRQYHHQMQVVISSFEQAAGFGAAKSYTSLALKTISKQFRCLKDAISSQIRATSKTLGEDDCLGAKVEGSRLRYVDHHLRQQRALQQLGMIQPNAWRPQRGLPERAVSILRAWLFEHFLHPYPKDSDKVMLAKQTGLTRSQVSNWFINARVRLWKPMVEEMYMEEVKEQENNNNNNGSERSKESSKELGSASNATTNNGAPDNNNNNNNPVLDPIKVLHQSKQECFNNNSSPTGAGEISVNSSLSTSPMGGGVGSLQSHSGFHLAGSSDMQIRSPNKARNASEIMHNSPSSILSVDMEMKHINGDHHREPNSITGYGAFSMEDIGTRFSTVTDHHHHHHQLGSSRFQGNNGVSLTLGLPHNDNTVPISATQHGFLPQNMHSLGRRLEIGNNGNEFCVINNPSSSHPGPTYESIDIQNRKRFAAQLLHDFVA; encoded by the exons ATGGCAACGTACTTTCATGGAAGCAATTCTGAAATGCAATCTTCTTCGCCTTCAGCTTCCGCTTCTGGTGCAGATGGTGGCTTGCAGACACTTTACCTTATGAACCCAAACTACCACCACGTGCCCTATTCTGACGCGCCGACGCAAAACATGCTTCTTCTTAATCCTAACCACCAAGCCCACGCGCTCAACCTCGCCAACTTATCCCACGCGCCCCCTCCACCACACCACCAACTACTCATTCATCGACTTCCCAACTCCGACGACAACACCCGGGCCTCTCTCTTCGGACACCACGACATCACCACGGCTACCGCCCCGCCCACTTTCCACGGCTTCTCTGCGCCGCGCGTGCAGTACAATCTGTGGGGCTCTGTGGTCGACCAGCCTCAGCCGTCGCCGTCCAGCAGCTCCGGAGGCGCCGACATGGGTTTCCGGCGGCCTGCTCAGCAGGGCTTATCGCTCAGCCTCTCCTcccagcagcagcagcagcagcaacagcAACAAACAGGTACCTATAGGTCTCTCTCCGGCGAGGTTGAAGTTGCCGTTGCCGGAGGTGTCGGTAACTCGCCGTCATCGGCGTCGAACGGGATCTCGGGCGTGCAGGGTGTTCTGTTGGGATCAAAGTACCTGAAAGCCGCACAGGAGCTTCTTGACGAGGTGGTGAACGTGGGCAATAAGGGAATTTCAAAGGAGGAGTTGGCAGAGAAGGTGAAGCCCAATAGGGAATCAAATTCTGGCGTGGGTGAAGGATCCAGTGGCGGCGGCGGAGAGAACAGTGACGCCGGGAAGCATGTTGCTGAACTGACCACTGCTCAGAGACAAGAGCTTCAGATGAAGAAATCCAAGCTTGTCTCCATGCTCGATGAG GTGGAACAAAGGTACCGGCAATACCACCACCAAATGCAAGTTGTGATATCATCGTTTGAGCAAGCGGCGGGTTTCGGGGCGGCCAAATCGTACACGTCGCTAGCCCTAAAGACAATCTCGAAGCAATTCCGGTGCCTTAAGGATGCCATATCTTCACAGATAAGAGCAACGAGCAAGACATTGGGAGAGGATGATTGCTTAGGAGCTAAGGTAGAAGGTTCCAGGCTTAGGTATGTGGATCACCATCTTCGCCAACAAAGGGCACTGCAGCAACTTGGAATGATTCAACCCAATGCTTGGAGGCCACAAAGAGGCTTACCTGAACGCGCTGTTTCAATTCTTCGTGCATGGCTTTTTGAGCATTTCCTTCACCC TTATCCTAAGGACTCTGATAAAGTGATGCTAGCAAAGCAAACTGGACTTACTAGGAGCCAG GTGTCTAACTGGTTCATCAATGCCCGGGTTCGGCTATGGAAACCAATGGTTGAGGAAATGTACATGGAAGAAGTGAAGGAGCAAgaaaacaataacaacaacaacggTTCAGAGAGATCAaaggaatcaagcaaggagtTAGGTTCAGCTTCAAATGCTACTACTAATAATGGAGCTCCagataataataacaataataataatccaGTTCTTGATCCCATAAAAGTTCTTcatcaatcaaaacaagaatgCTTCAACAACAACAGCTCTCCCACCGGCGCCGGCGAGATCTCGGTGAATTCTTCCTTGTCCACTTCTCCCATGGGTGGAGGAGTAGGATCCCTTCAATCCCACAGCGGTTTCCATCTTGCAGGTTCCTCTGACATGCAAATTAGGAGCCCAAACAAGGCTAGAAACGCTTCCGAAATTATGCATAACTCCCCAAGTAGTATCCTCTCCGTGGACATGGAAATGAAGCACATCAATGGGGATCATCATAGAGAACCCAATAGTATCACTGGTTATGGAGCTTTCTCAATGGAAGACATTGGAACCAGGTTCAGTACTGTCactgatcatcatcatcatcatcatcaattagGTTCTTCAAGGTTCCAAGGCAACAATGGTGTGTCTCTCACCCTGGGGCTTCCACACAACGACAACACTGTTCCTATCTCCGCAACTCAACATGGATTTCTTCCACAGAATATGCATAGTTTGGGAAGGAGACTTGAGATTGGAAACAATGGGAATGAGTTTTGTGTGATCAACAATCCAAGTTCTTCTCACCCTGGACCTACCTATGAAAGCATTGACATTCAGAACAGAAAGAGGTTTGCTGCACAGTTATTGCATGATTTTGTGGCTTGA